AGCCGAGGCGCTGTCGCGGCAACTGCGTGAAACCCGCCGCCTCGGCCGGGAAGGCCGGGCCGTTGGGGTCGGGCACCGCGACGAGCAGCGCGCCACGGATCGTACGGCGCGTCGTCGCCGCCCAATGCGCGACGGCGAGGCAGCCGAGGCTGTGCGCGACGAGCAGGGTGTTCGGACCCGACGCCGCGACGGCCGCATCGAGCGCCGCCACCCATTCGGCGCGCACCGGGCGCTCCCAGTCGCGCTGCGCGACGCGTGTGAACGCCGGGTTCGTTTTCTCCCACAGGCTCTGCCAGTGTTCCGGGCCCGAGTTGCCGATGCCCGGCACGATAAGAATACGGTTTGCCAAGACGAACTCCTCCTATTTTTATGCGGACCATTCGGCCAACGTTGGCCGAGCTTTTTCGTCAGATCGTGAAGCGCGCCAGCGCGCCGTTCAGGCTCTGCGCCGCGCTCTCCAGGCTCTTCGCCTCGTGGCTCAGCGCGACCGTCTCCTCGACATTGTCTGCGGTCTGGCCTTCGAGCACGGCCAGGCCGACGCGCATCGCGTCGATGTCGCCCTCGATCGCATGGCTTTGCGCGACCGCG
This DNA window, taken from Crenobacter cavernae, encodes the following:
- a CDS encoding RBBP9/YdeN family alpha/beta hydrolase produces the protein MANRILIVPGIGNSGPEHWQSLWEKTNPAFTRVAQRDWERPVRAEWVAALDAAVAASGPNTLLVAHSLGCLAVAHWAATTRRTIRGALLVAVPDPNGPAFPAEAAGFTQLPRQRLGFDSIVVASEDDPYGSADFAAGVAGDWGSRFVKIGARGHLNAASGLGVWPEGLVRLSTLKGYAAA